A genomic stretch from Sulfurimonas sediminis includes:
- a CDS encoding methyltransferase domain-containing protein, producing MVKEPLKQQFDGLISSMTLHHVEDLDAFFATIYKNIKKGGFIAVADLESEDGSFHSDNTGVHHFGFDAQTLRDIVQKHGFTDVKIQNINTIKKPHKDFGIFLLTAKKH from the coding sequence ATTGTCAAAGAACCGCTCAAACAGCAGTTTGACGGACTTATCAGCTCAATGACACTGCACCACGTAGAAGATTTGGATGCTTTTTTTGCAACAATATACAAAAATATTAAAAAAGGCGGCTTTATTGCCGTTGCCGATTTAGAAAGTGAAGACGGTAGTTTTCACTCGGACAATACGGGTGTTCACCATTTTGGGTTTGACGCACAAACACTACGCGACATCGTCCAAAAACACGGCTTTACAGATGTAAAAATACAAAACATAAATACAATCAAAAAACCCCATAAAGATTTTGGAATATTTTTACTTACCGCCAAAAAGCACTAG